The Candidatus Obscuribacterales bacterium DNA segment TAGCTCCCATTCGGCCTTGGTTACCGCTCTGGCTGCGGGGGTGGGGCAAAGTATGGGCTGGCAAACGGTAGAATTTGCGATCGCCTCTGTGTTCGCTATCATCGTGTTATATGACGCAATGGGAGTGCGGCAGGCAGCAGGCAAACAGGCTCGACTCATTAACCAAATGATTGACGAACTCTTCAGCGATCGCACCGAATTTAATGAGGATCGCCTCAAGGAAATTCTCGGTCATACCCCTCTAGAGGTTCTAGTCGGCTCCTTGCTTGGTCTGTTAATCTCCTGGCTAGCAGCTCCAGCGTATTAACATGAACCATGAAACGCCGTCCCCCGTCTCGCCCGATTCCTCCCATCCATGAAGTAGAGACTCCCTTCCTCACCCATGGCAGCAACCCGCCGCCATCTTCATCTTCTTGGCTCAGGCAAATGGTATCAACATCCATTCAACATCCATGGGTGTTGTGGGGATCTGCTTGGGTTGTAACGGTTATACTATCCTCCATTGCTCTAGCCCTGCTGTCCAATCCATTATTTACCACGCTTCCTCCTTCCCCTTCCCGTGATGATGCAGATCTTGCACCACCCGCTACGGCGGTTCCTGATCATGGCTCTACATCTCCCTTTTGGGCCCTAGGCGCGATCGCCTTCACTTCAGTCCTAGGGTCTATGATGATTTCCCGGAGTGGCAAGCGTCGGTAGGCCCCT contains these protein-coding regions:
- a CDS encoding divergent PAP2 family protein; protein product: MQDISAILDNRILIVALLACITAQVIKPFIELIQHGKFNVRAVVESGGMPSSHSALVTALAAGVGQSMGWQTVEFAIASVFAIIVLYDAMGVRQAAGKQARLINQMIDELFSDRTEFNEDRLKEILGHTPLEVLVGSLLGLLISWLAAPAY